Proteins from a single region of Candidatus Puniceispirillum marinum IMCC1322:
- a CDS encoding nitroreductase family protein, with protein MSSTVPADNTADNSSNNPVVTFLTSRRSVTAKTMAPGQVSRADLDAILTAGLRVPDHGALKPWKLVVLQGDVRKTLDEEVILAEFMRENPDAEDKFIEIETNRLQRAHTVIAVLSSPVEHPKIVEWEMALSAGAVCTTLLYAAQSMGYAAQWLTEWYAYNNAMLARLGGVAGHDRIAGFIYIGEKVKDPMERTRPDLDEVVTFL; from the coding sequence ATGAGCAGCACCGTCCCAGCCGATAATACCGCCGATAATTCCAGCAATAATCCAGTCGTTACGTTCCTGACCAGCCGTCGTTCGGTAACCGCCAAGACTATGGCACCAGGCCAGGTGAGCCGCGCCGATCTGGACGCGATCTTGACCGCCGGATTACGCGTACCCGATCATGGCGCGCTGAAACCGTGGAAGCTGGTGGTTTTGCAAGGCGATGTGCGCAAGACACTTGATGAAGAGGTTATTCTGGCCGAATTCATGCGCGAAAATCCCGATGCCGAAGATAAATTCATCGAAATTGAAACAAACCGCCTGCAACGCGCGCATACGGTGATCGCGGTGCTGTCATCGCCGGTTGAGCATCCGAAAATTGTCGAATGGGAAATGGCACTGTCGGCGGGGGCGGTCTGTACGACCTTGCTCTATGCGGCGCAATCGATGGGCTATGCCGCGCAATGGCTGACCGAATGGTACGCCTATAATAACGCGATGCTGGCACGGCTGGGCGGCGTTGCCGGACATGACCGGATCGCCGGATTTATCTATATCGGCGAAAAAGTCAAAGACCCGATGGAACGCACCCGCCCCGATTTGGATGAGGTGGTGACGTTTTTGTAG
- the moaA gene encoding GTP 3',8-cyclase MoaA codes for MDLIDNPVAATTAGASKNTLIDPFGRTVDYIRLSVTDRCDFRCVYCMAEEMTFLPKADLLTLEELEIVCRRFMAMGTRKIRLTGGEPLVRRNIMHLIRNLGASVKDGTLDELTITTNGSQLVKMADDLAAAGVRRLNISLDTLNPDLFTTITRWGKLATVLDGLAAARAAGLDIKINAVALKGVNEDELGDMVAWCGDQGFDMTIIEVMPMGDIGNENRIDQYLPLSLVRTTLAKRFTLTDSDFQTPGPARYVTVAETGRKLGFITPLTHNFCESCNRVRVTCTGQLYMCLGQDDNADLATALRQHGEAGLDAAIIEAIGRKPKGHDFIISRRETATVGRHMNVTGG; via the coding sequence ATGGATTTGATAGACAATCCGGTCGCGGCCACCACTGCGGGCGCATCGAAAAACACATTGATCGATCCGTTCGGACGCACGGTCGATTATATCCGCCTGTCGGTTACCGACCGGTGCGATTTCCGCTGTGTCTATTGCATGGCCGAAGAAATGACCTTTCTGCCCAAGGCCGATTTGCTGACGCTGGAAGAGCTGGAAATTGTCTGCCGCCGCTTTATGGCGATGGGCACACGCAAAATCCGCCTGACCGGAGGCGAGCCGCTGGTGCGCCGCAACATCATGCATCTGATCCGTAATCTGGGTGCCTCGGTCAAGGATGGTACGCTGGATGAACTGACCATCACCACCAATGGCAGCCAGCTTGTCAAAATGGCCGATGATCTGGCGGCGGCGGGGGTGCGGCGGCTGAATATTTCGCTTGATACATTGAATCCCGATTTGTTTACCACAATCACCCGCTGGGGCAAACTGGCCACCGTACTTGACGGGCTGGCGGCGGCGCGTGCGGCCGGATTGGATATAAAGATCAATGCTGTTGCCTTGAAAGGCGTCAATGAAGACGAGCTTGGCGATATGGTCGCCTGGTGCGGTGATCAGGGCTTTGACATGACCATTATCGAAGTCATGCCGATGGGCGATATCGGCAATGAAAACCGGATCGATCAGTATCTGCCTTTGTCGCTGGTGCGCACGACGCTTGCCAAACGCTTTACCTTGACCGATAGCGATTTTCAAACGCCGGGACCTGCGCGCTATGTCACCGTTGCCGAAACCGGACGCAAGCTTGGCTTTATCACCCCGTTGACGCATAATTTCTGTGAATCCTGTAACCGCGTGCGGGTGACCTGCACCGGTCAGCTTTATATGTGTCTGGGACAGGATGACAATGCCGATCTTGCCACCGCCTTGCGCCAGCATGGCGAAGCGGGGCTTGATGCGGCGATTATTGAGGCGATTGGCCGCAAGCCCAAAGGTCATGATTTCATTATCAGCCGCCGCGAAACCGCCACCGTCGGTCGGCATATGAATGTGACAGGTGGCTAG
- the mobB gene encoding molybdopterin-guanine dinucleotide biosynthesis protein B, producing the protein MNSAQIEPAGRADQTDRADQTDRADQTDRASQHETLLDTGRHGIVFGLAGWSGAGKTTLVEKLIAHLVALGLNVATIKHAHHHFDADTPGKDSYRHRAAGARQVLVSSANRAALFSEHDEADEPGLDVLLSRLDPADIVIVEGFKAFAIRKIEIYRAEVEKPLLHPHDPHILAVASDAPLADCPLPCFDLDDIAAIAAFIGDQAQTIKT; encoded by the coding sequence ATGAACTCAGCGCAAATAGAACCAGCAGGTCGGGCAGACCAAACAGACCGGGCAGACCAAACAGACCGGGCAGACCAAACAGACCGGGCCTCGCAACACGAAACACTGCTTGATACCGGACGCCATGGCATCGTATTCGGGCTGGCGGGCTGGTCGGGGGCAGGCAAGACAACTTTGGTCGAAAAGCTGATCGCGCATCTGGTGGCGCTGGGGCTGAATGTGGCAACGATCAAGCATGCGCATCATCATTTTGACGCTGATACGCCTGGCAAGGACAGCTACCGCCATCGTGCTGCCGGTGCGCGTCAGGTGCTGGTGTCATCGGCCAACCGTGCGGCCTTGTTCAGCGAACATGACGAAGCTGATGAGCCGGGGCTGGACGTTCTGCTATCACGGCTTGATCCGGCTGATATTGTCATTGTCGAAGGGTTTAAGGCCTTTGCGATCCGCAAGATCGAGATTTACCGCGCCGAAGTGGAAAAGCCGCTTTTGCATCCGCATGATCCGCATATTCTGGCGGTGGCCAGCGATGCACCGCTGGCCGATTGTCCGCTTCCCTGTTTTGATCTTGATGATATTGCCGCGATTGCCGCCTTCATCGGCGATCAGGCACAGACCATAAAGACCTGA
- a CDS encoding molybdopterin molybdotransferase MoeA, which translates to MHPETTPLDSARADLLNAITPRSAHENVPLHASIGRFAASDIISTVNLPATANAAVDGYAIDAETLAANPDHLFPIAGQARAGHPFTGTIAKDEAVEIYTGAVMPDGVNAVAMHEDCTRHDNHVRFDKMLQIGANNRPVGENLAVGEIILSAGTRIHAPMIGQLAAAGHKTVDVQNKLTATMLSTGDEIIDVMAADNGTGFGQIYDANRPMLMAALAGEALNLHDGGIVADDRDALANAYQAALVHSDIVISSGGASDGIEDHTQAAMKMVGAECALWRLAMKPGRPMAVGRVEDKFIFCLPGNPVAAFVCAKLLIMPLLDKLAGGIARTPLRVTVPAGFSHKKKPGRAEYLRATLQGSGKDQQIQIHGRRGAGVISSLTGADGLVEIPLDNAGVEVGMPLAFLPFVERGL; encoded by the coding sequence ATGCATCCCGAAACGACGCCACTTGATAGTGCCCGGGCTGATCTGCTGAATGCGATCACCCCGCGTTCGGCTCATGAAAATGTGCCCTTGCATGCCTCAATAGGGCGGTTTGCGGCGTCGGATATCATCAGCACGGTCAATCTGCCAGCAACGGCGAATGCGGCGGTTGATGGCTATGCTATTGACGCCGAAACCTTGGCCGCTAATCCCGATCATCTATTCCCCATTGCCGGACAGGCGCGCGCGGGACATCCGTTTACGGGCACGATTGCCAAAGATGAAGCGGTGGAAATCTATACCGGTGCGGTGATGCCCGATGGTGTCAACGCCGTTGCCATGCACGAAGATTGCACCCGCCACGATAATCATGTGCGGTTTGATAAAATGCTACAAATAGGGGCGAATAACCGGCCTGTTGGTGAAAATCTGGCAGTGGGCGAGATAATCCTCTCTGCTGGCACGCGGATCCATGCGCCTATGATTGGACAGCTGGCGGCGGCAGGTCATAAGACGGTTGATGTGCAGAACAAATTAACAGCAACAATGCTGTCAACAGGTGATGAAATCATCGATGTCATGGCGGCTGATAATGGCACCGGCTTTGGCCAGATTTATGATGCCAACCGCCCGATGTTGATGGCGGCATTAGCTGGCGAGGCGCTGAATTTGCATGATGGCGGCATTGTTGCCGATGACCGCGATGCCTTGGCCAATGCCTATCAGGCGGCGTTGGTGCATAGTGATATTGTCATTTCGTCTGGCGGGGCTTCGGATGGCATCGAAGATCATACGCAGGCGGCGATGAAAATGGTGGGTGCCGAATGCGCTTTATGGCGATTGGCAATGAAGCCCGGTCGCCCGATGGCAGTTGGTCGTGTTGAAGATAAGTTTATTTTCTGCCTGCCCGGCAATCCGGTCGCGGCATTCGTCTGTGCCAAGCTTTTGATCATGCCGCTTCTTGATAAATTGGCAGGCGGAATTGCGCGCACCCCGTTGCGCGTGACAGTGCCTGCGGGCTTTAGCCATAAAAAGAAACCGGGCCGTGCCGAATATCTTCGTGCAACGCTTCAAGGTTCAGGAAAAGACCAGCAAATTCAGATTCATGGACGGCGTGGTGCAGGTGTTATATCATCTTTGACAGGGGCTGATGGGCTGGTTGAAATCCCGCTTGATAATGCAGGTGTCGAGGTCGGTATGCCATTGGCTTTTTTACCATTTGTCGAACGGGGTCTGTGA
- the moaE gene encoding molybdopterin synthase catalytic subunit MoaE — MDADKNVRITEADFDIAGEHDALKARAVGAIVTFTGTVRGDDDDGTHVTALTLEHFPGMTEAEISSIIDTAKARWSLSAVTVIHRIGRLLPEDNIVFVGVAAAHREAAFAGASFIMDYLKTKAPFWKKAEDASGESWVAARASDDAAADRWDDAD; from the coding sequence ATGGATGCGGACAAGAATGTGCGGATCACCGAAGCTGATTTTGATATTGCTGGTGAACATGATGCACTCAAGGCGCGTGCGGTGGGGGCCATTGTAACCTTTACTGGCACCGTGCGCGGTGATGATGATGATGGCACGCATGTGACCGCTTTGACGCTGGAACATTTTCCGGGCATGACCGAAGCCGAAATTTCCAGCATCATTGACACCGCCAAGGCACGCTGGTCATTGTCGGCGGTCACCGTCATTCATCGTATTGGTCGGTTACTGCCAGAGGATAATATCGTTTTTGTTGGTGTCGCGGCGGCGCATCGTGAAGCCGCCTTTGCCGGAGCCAGTTTCATCATGGATTATCTGAAAACCAAGGCACCTTTCTGGAAAAAAGCCGAAGATGCATCGGGTGAAAGCTGGGTCGCGGCACGGGCATCGGATGATGCGGCGGCTGACCGCTGGGACGATGCCGACTAG
- a CDS encoding SIR2 family NAD-dependent protein deacylase, translating into MSVLYVTGAGVSVDSGIPTFRGEDGFWTIGSHNYTPQEMATRAMYMNDPGQFLLWYYRRFASYRNVAPNMVHGWLADKQLITQNIDGLDGKAGNADYISIHGRLDKVTLLHEQSFSGGGDIALIDAPWEPVAALDQDDDERLTNALLEQFKISTRTQIPELGVSLKPYVLLFDEFYTDLYRMSEAEHWMDTASAMVFIGTSFSVNITAIALRMGLARRIPIDIVDPSPVDLGVPDITYHAMTAADYIASQTSGN; encoded by the coding sequence ATGTCTGTTTTATATGTAACTGGCGCGGGCGTTAGCGTGGATAGTGGTATTCCCACCTTTCGCGGCGAAGACGGGTTCTGGACAATCGGCAGTCATAATTACACCCCACAGGAAATGGCCACCCGTGCCATGTATATGAATGACCCGGGTCAATTTCTGCTGTGGTATTATCGGCGTTTTGCCAGTTACCGTAATGTCGCGCCAAATATGGTGCATGGCTGGCTGGCTGATAAACAGCTTATCACCCAGAATATTGACGGGCTGGATGGTAAAGCTGGCAATGCGGATTACATCTCGATTCATGGGCGGCTTGATAAGGTCACCTTACTACATGAACAGTCATTTAGCGGTGGCGGCGATATCGCGCTGATTGATGCCCCATGGGAACCTGTTGCGGCACTTGATCAGGATGATGACGAACGCCTGACAAACGCCCTGCTTGAACAGTTCAAAATCAGCACCCGCACGCAGATACCGGAATTGGGCGTGTCGTTGAAACCCTATGTGTTGCTATTTGACGAATTTTATACTGATCTATACCGGATGAGTGAAGCCGAACATTGGATGGACACGGCTTCCGCCATGGTGTTCATCGGCACGTCTTTTAGTGTTAATATCACTGCCATTGCCCTGCGCATGGGGCTGGCACGCCGGATACCTATTGATATAGTCGATCCGTCACCTGTCGATCTTGGCGTACCGGATATCACCTATCACGCGATGACCGCCGCCGACTATATTGCCAGTCAGACTTCTGGTAATTAA
- a CDS encoding class I SAM-dependent DNA methyltransferase → MADDKQDPKASDLKVDNDHINIAYSNPSTSALMDMYAAWAKNYDKETVTDHGYAAPQDAVAGFVDIVPDRQARILDIGCGTGLVGVLLAARGYSHIDGADLSAEMRAVAAKHGVYHNLFTLDMTDDYGIDDPYDAAICVGVFGFGPPHIEHLHHIMGAVKPGAPVVLTVNNAGWAARDWDASFIPHLAKYEIELVADTRIRYLTKEDIDGRLIHLRRAS, encoded by the coding sequence ATGGCTGACGACAAACAGGATCCAAAAGCATCTGACCTGAAGGTCGATAATGACCATATCAACATTGCCTATTCAAACCCCAGCACCAGCGCTTTGATGGATATGTATGCCGCATGGGCCAAGAACTATGACAAGGAAACCGTTACCGATCATGGCTATGCCGCGCCGCAGGATGCCGTAGCCGGATTTGTCGATATTGTTCCTGATAGACAGGCGCGCATTCTGGACATCGGGTGCGGAACCGGGCTGGTTGGGGTTTTGCTGGCCGCACGCGGCTATAGCCATATTGATGGTGCCGATCTGTCGGCGGAAATGCGCGCTGTGGCTGCAAAGCATGGCGTCTATCACAACCTGTTCACGCTTGATATGACCGATGATTACGGCATTGACGACCCGTATGATGCGGCAATCTGCGTTGGTGTGTTCGGTTTTGGCCCACCGCATATTGAACATCTGCATCATATTATGGGCGCCGTCAAACCGGGGGCACCTGTTGTGCTGACGGTAAATAATGCGGGCTGGGCAGCGCGTGACTGGGATGCCAGCTTTATCCCGCATTTAGCAAAATATGAGATCGAACTGGTTGCCGATACACGCATTCGCTATCTGACCAAGGAAGATATTGACGGCCGCCTGATTCATTTACGACGGGCGTCCTAG
- a CDS encoding SDR family oxidoreductase, with protein MSQTIMITGANRGIGLEMTRQAAARGDKVIACCRDAMQATDLIATAKQNSDITVLGLDVCAENDMNQIAAGMTRAIDILVCNAGVLNSYGGMLDPKHDHVAIENVLMTNVAGVFFTARAFLPHVKKEKPGKIAVISSIMGSNRQSHSNAPIYRASKAAATNLARSMAVELEPDGIAVGAFHPGWVRTDMGGREASISPEESASGLLARFDALSLATTGVFENYKGDEMPF; from the coding sequence ATGTCACAAACAATCATGATTACCGGTGCCAATCGCGGCATCGGGCTGGAAATGACAAGGCAAGCCGCCGCGCGTGGCGACAAGGTGATCGCCTGTTGCCGCGATGCGATGCAGGCGACCGATCTGATCGCCACCGCCAAGCAGAATAGTGATATTACCGTGCTTGGTCTGGATGTCTGCGCAGAAAATGATATGAACCAGATCGCTGCCGGCATGACCCGCGCGATTGACATTCTGGTATGTAATGCCGGTGTTCTGAACAGCTATGGGGGGATGCTTGACCCCAAGCACGATCATGTCGCCATTGAAAATGTGCTGATGACCAATGTCGCCGGTGTGTTTTTTACGGCGCGCGCCTTTCTGCCGCATGTCAAAAAGGAAAAGCCCGGGAAAATCGCTGTCATTTCATCGATTATGGGCAGTAACCGCCAATCGCATAGCAACGCGCCCATCTATCGGGCATCGAAGGCGGCGGCGACCAATCTGGCACGTTCAATGGCGGTTGAATTGGAACCTGACGGGATCGCCGTTGGGGCTTTTCATCCGGGTTGGGTGCGTACCGATATGGGCGGTAGGGAAGCCAGCATTTCGCCAGAAGAAAGCGCATCCGGCCTGCTGGCGCGCTTTGATGCCTTGTCACTGGCAACAACCGGCGTTTTTGAAAATTACAAAGGCGACGAAATGCCGTTTTGA
- a CDS encoding HD domain-containing protein yields METVNFRRMDEGTAADYALLGKLEDEFVEALPDRLLGALQGLKSTLAGYQIDRLQHSLQSATRAERDGADSEMIIAALIHDLGDDLAPMNHSQLAAAIIRPYVRAEVTWVIEHHGIFQLYYHGEAEGVDKNARDIFAGHKWFDSCDRFCQLWDQMSFDPDYDTLPLSHFEPMLREVFSRNPFDPAIIGEEESD; encoded by the coding sequence ATGGAAACCGTCAATTTCCGCCGAATGGATGAAGGCACCGCCGCCGACTATGCCCTGCTGGGCAAGCTGGAGGATGAATTTGTCGAGGCTTTGCCGGATCGCCTGCTAGGTGCCTTGCAAGGCCTAAAGTCAACATTGGCTGGCTATCAAATTGACCGATTGCAACATTCACTGCAATCGGCCACCCGCGCCGAACGCGATGGTGCCGATAGCGAGATGATTATTGCCGCGCTGATCCATGATCTGGGTGATGATCTGGCGCCGATGAATCATTCACAGCTTGCCGCCGCGATCATCCGCCCCTATGTGCGCGCCGAAGTGACATGGGTGATCGAACATCATGGCATTTTCCAGCTTTATTACCATGGCGAAGCCGAAGGTGTTGACAAGAACGCACGCGATATTTTTGCCGGACATAAATGGTTTGATAGCTGTGACCGTTTTTGCCAGCTGTGGGATCAGATGTCGTTTGATCCGGATTATGACACATTACCGCTTAGCCATTTTGAACCCATGCTGCGCGAAGTGTTCAGCCGCAACCCCTTTGATCCGGCCATCATCGGCGAGGAAGAGTCAGACTGA
- a CDS encoding NAD(P)H-dependent flavin oxidoreductase → MPAHTLTELLNIDHPVLQAPMAGGITTSGFVADVSNFGMLGSMASGYLSLEQVDSFIGHVQAQTTAPFSVNIFVDYDDYGQDRFAKPQEIIQIETGLGLEEDHSFTIPPPPSMRDLITLLIDRKVPVVSTTFGLLKDDDVAALKQAGIVLMTTVNAVDEIDIALQTQDSDILIFQNAHAGGHKGGFSNGGHSDVTVFSAAMRRHPDKPFIMAGGIVTRDQIEQALKMGFAGVQIGTGFLATKQSAASQAYKQSILDATDQEDTMFTTSITGKSARGLKNTLAQLALIHNMGFPHLHYATASLRKYAKAIDNPDYQSLWAGTGVTSINGIPDLHDYMQSLVK, encoded by the coding sequence ATGCCCGCACATACGTTGACAGAATTGCTGAATATAGATCATCCGGTCTTGCAAGCGCCTATGGCCGGGGGCATAACAACATCCGGCTTTGTCGCTGATGTGTCTAATTTTGGCATGCTGGGGTCTATGGCCAGCGGTTATCTCTCTCTAGAGCAGGTTGATAGTTTCATTGGTCATGTTCAGGCACAAACCACCGCGCCATTTTCGGTCAATATATTTGTCGATTATGATGATTACGGGCAGGACAGATTCGCCAAGCCGCAAGAGATAATCCAGATTGAAACAGGCCTTGGACTTGAAGAAGATCACAGCTTCACAATCCCGCCACCCCCTTCGATGCGCGACCTGATCACGCTTCTGATTGACCGTAAAGTACCGGTTGTGAGCACAACTTTCGGGCTTTTGAAAGACGATGATGTCGCCGCGCTCAAACAGGCTGGCATAGTCCTGATGACAACGGTTAACGCGGTTGATGAGATTGATATTGCCTTGCAAACACAGGATTCCGATATTCTGATTTTTCAAAATGCGCATGCTGGCGGGCATAAGGGCGGGTTCTCTAATGGCGGCCATAGCGACGTGACTGTCTTTTCTGCGGCGATGCGCCGCCACCCCGATAAGCCTTTTATTATGGCAGGGGGTATCGTGACGCGGGATCAGATCGAACAGGCGCTGAAAATGGGGTTTGCAGGCGTTCAGATTGGTACGGGGTTTCTGGCTACAAAGCAAAGTGCCGCGTCGCAAGCCTATAAACAATCCATCCTCGACGCTACAGATCAAGAAGACACTATGTTCACCACAAGCATCACCGGCAAAAGCGCGAGAGGGCTGAAAAATACCCTAGCCCAGCTAGCCTTGATACATAATATGGGTTTTCCGCATCTGCATTATGCGACCGCATCCTTGCGGAAATATGCCAAGGCGATTGACAACCCTGACTATCAGTCGCTTTGGGCTGGCACGGGGGTCACAAGCATTAACGGAATACCTGACTTGCATGACTATATGCAATCACTGGTAAAATGA
- a CDS encoding type II secretion system F family protein, whose protein sequence is MKKFTYKANQRGKKTKGEIEGENAMQVRQKLRSDGMREIELKEVKPKKKSSVNIDITWGPFGSIPAKEIMIFTKKIATMMRAGLPIVEAMILVAGQSSNANMKRVSTDMITKLNNGASLSQSFRHHKRHFDAVYLNMVEAGEISGKLDTFLDRLVEMLEKQQAIKAGIKSALFYPVTLVVITISISYFMLTNVVPTFQDMYEGLGAELPGPTQAIVNASNWIQDGSNLARVFGTFTAIVVVNKLLNRFVRKYRKLKSIIALRLPIVGDIIVKATVARMSLLMANLLAAGVSVIDTLEVSSTVSQNIQFLDAMTRIKQKITTGAPLSQLFGNEAVFPIALSQLMAVGERTGNMDEMLTSIAKYYEEEFTTVVDGLSTIIEPLMIVFVGAMIGIMVVALYLPIFSAGDAIR, encoded by the coding sequence GTGAAAAAATTTACCTACAAGGCCAATCAGCGTGGCAAAAAGACCAAAGGCGAAATCGAAGGCGAAAACGCCATGCAGGTGCGGCAAAAACTGCGCAGCGATGGCATGCGCGAAATTGAACTGAAAGAGGTCAAACCAAAGAAAAAATCATCCGTAAATATCGATATCACCTGGGGCCCATTCGGTTCGATTCCAGCCAAAGAAATTATGATTTTCACCAAGAAGATCGCAACCATGATGCGCGCTGGCCTGCCGATTGTCGAAGCGATGATTCTGGTCGCCGGACAATCCAGCAATGCCAATATGAAACGTGTATCAACCGACATGATCACCAAGCTGAATAATGGTGCGTCACTGTCGCAATCATTCCGCCACCATAAGCGGCATTTTGATGCGGTCTATCTGAATATGGTCGAAGCTGGCGAAATTTCGGGTAAGCTTGATACATTCCTGGACCGGCTTGTCGAAATGCTGGAAAAGCAACAGGCGATCAAGGCCGGCATCAAATCGGCTTTGTTCTATCCGGTAACGCTTGTGGTCATCACGATATCTATCTCATATTTCATGCTGACCAATGTCGTGCCGACGTTCCAGGATATGTATGAAGGGCTAGGCGCCGAATTACCCGGCCCCACGCAAGCGATTGTCAATGCCAGTAACTGGATTCAGGATGGTAGTAATCTGGCCCGTGTTTTCGGTACCTTTACCGCCATTGTGGTGGTCAACAAGCTGCTGAACCGCTTTGTCCGCAAATATCGCAAATTGAAAAGCATCATCGCCCTGCGCCTGCCTATTGTCGGTGATATCATTGTCAAGGCAACGGTTGCCCGCATGTCATTGCTTATGGCCAATCTATTGGCCGCTGGTGTGTCGGTAATCGATACTTTGGAAGTATCGAGCACGGTGTCGCAAAACATCCAGTTTCTGGATGCCATGACCCGTATCAAGCAGAAAATCACCACCGGTGCGCCGCTGTCACAATTGTTCGGTAATGAAGCTGTGTTTCCGATTGCCCTGTCGCAATTGATGGCAGTGGGCGAACGCACTGGTAATATGGACGAAATGCTGACCTCGATTGCCAAATATTACGAAGAAGAATTCACCACCGTTGTCGATGGTCTTTCGACGATCATCGAACCGCTTATGATCGTTTTCGTCGGCGCGATGATCGGCATCATGGTGGTCGCGCTATATCTGCCGATTTTCTCGGCTGGCGATGCTATCAGGTAA